A single Symbiobacterium thermophilum IAM 14863 DNA region contains:
- a CDS encoding DinB family protein gives MLAFDLYRHWETDLRPFTVNALRRMTPEQLAWKPPGWHSSAFELAEHMALCEWVWIYRNALKVVPWEARWESGRFPDLDSLLQYWDEIHRVTVQWLKDTPISQLGRKLPMPYPDMPWATMDWVIYHVMEHEIHHRGQIFMLMRMQGIDPPEI, from the coding sequence ATGCTGGCTTTTGACCTGTACCGCCATTGGGAGACCGATCTGCGCCCCTTCACCGTGAACGCCTTGCGCCGCATGACGCCGGAACAGCTGGCCTGGAAGCCGCCGGGATGGCACTCCAGCGCCTTCGAGCTGGCCGAGCACATGGCGCTCTGCGAGTGGGTCTGGATCTACCGGAACGCCCTGAAGGTGGTGCCCTGGGAGGCGCGGTGGGAATCGGGCCGTTTCCCCGACCTCGACAGCCTGCTCCAATACTGGGACGAGATCCACCGGGTCACCGTCCAGTGGCTGAAGGACACCCCGATCAGCCAGCTGGGCCGGAAGCTGCCCATGCCGTACCCGGACATGCCGTGGGCGACGATGGACTGGGTGATCTACCACGTGATGGAGCACGAGATCCACCACCGGGGCCAGATCTTCATGCTCATGCGCATGCAGGGGATCGACCCGCCCGAGATCTAG
- a CDS encoding tetratricopeptide repeat protein has product MRRSRARMLGRYAFFLERFRSRYDLAEAYYRRALARDPEDAQTRRHYAIFLETVRGRYDEADAQYRAALRLAPNDPALLGDYADFLEHAVQDLDGAERYYRRALEADPLHPGNLTNYATFLTEVRGEHGRAEALYQRALEVAPLHRNALFKYALFLTDVKGAYDDAAELYRVALEAYPGNGAIMANLAGVLLLGGQAGEGRRMLSACLRHPALQRPTADAAEVRFYQVVYGDPEERPAALRALRRLLEAGVRSPGFQLGPHVAAARGQGHPWAHWLGSLAAVLTGEAEPAVLNPWEDWAEARPDPVH; this is encoded by the coding sequence ATGCGGCGATCGCGCGCCAGGATGCTCGGCCGGTACGCCTTCTTCCTGGAGCGGTTCCGGAGCCGGTACGATCTGGCGGAGGCCTACTACCGGCGGGCTCTGGCCAGGGACCCGGAGGATGCGCAGACCCGCCGGCACTACGCCATCTTCCTGGAGACCGTCCGCGGCCGGTACGACGAGGCCGATGCGCAGTATCGCGCCGCCCTGCGCCTCGCGCCCAACGATCCGGCCCTGCTTGGAGACTACGCCGACTTCCTGGAACACGCCGTGCAGGACCTGGACGGGGCCGAGCGCTACTACCGGCGCGCGCTGGAGGCGGACCCGCTGCACCCGGGAAACCTGACCAACTACGCGACCTTCCTGACGGAGGTGCGGGGGGAGCACGGGCGGGCGGAGGCGCTCTACCAGCGGGCCCTGGAGGTGGCGCCGCTGCACCGCAACGCCCTGTTCAAGTACGCGCTCTTCCTGACGGACGTCAAGGGCGCGTACGACGACGCCGCCGAGCTCTACCGGGTGGCGCTGGAGGCCTATCCGGGAAACGGCGCGATCATGGCCAACCTGGCCGGCGTGCTGCTGCTGGGCGGGCAGGCCGGCGAGGGGCGGCGGATGCTGTCCGCGTGCCTCCGGCACCCGGCCCTGCAGCGGCCCACCGCGGACGCCGCCGAGGTCCGGTTCTATCAGGTGGTTTACGGCGACCCGGAGGAGCGCCCGGCCGCGCTGCGCGCCCTGCGCCGCCTGCTGGAGGCGGGCGTCCGCTCGCCGGGATTCCAGCTGGGGCCGCACGTCGCGGCCGCCCGTGGGCAGGGCCACCCCTGGGCGCACTGGCTGGGGTCGCTGGCCGCCGTGCTGACCGGCGAGGCGGAACCCGCGGTCCTGAACCCGTGGGAGGATTGGGCGGAGGCCCGGCCCGATCCCGTTCACTGA
- a CDS encoding NAD(P)-dependent oxidoreductase, which yields MANLGFIGLGRMGRHMARNLIRAGHTVTLYNRSQAVVDELVAEGGRRAAGPAEVARDARVLFTCLTTPDVVESILRQALEGAQPGDIFVDHSTIGVRDAKRIAAMCAEKGVQFIDAPVSGGPWGAEAGTLTIMCGGDRAAFEAVLPYLQVEGKAIHHLGPVGAGSVAKLCNNLLVGIHTAAMAEAFVLGTKAGVDPKALYEIISNATGHSAQIARNIPQFVFPGKFDAAFSIDHLHKDVALAVELGKDENVRMVLGAVTQQLLAEARALGYGGSDQAALIRPLEELAGVKVRA from the coding sequence ATGGCCAACCTCGGATTCATCGGACTCGGACGCATGGGCCGGCACATGGCGCGCAACCTGATCAGGGCCGGACACACCGTCACCCTCTACAACCGCAGCCAGGCGGTCGTCGATGAACTCGTGGCCGAAGGCGGCCGGCGGGCGGCGGGCCCCGCGGAGGTGGCGCGGGACGCCCGCGTGCTCTTCACCTGCCTCACCACGCCCGACGTGGTCGAGAGCATCCTGCGTCAGGCGCTGGAGGGCGCGCAGCCCGGCGACATCTTCGTCGACCACTCGACCATCGGCGTGCGGGACGCCAAGCGCATCGCCGCGATGTGCGCGGAGAAGGGCGTCCAGTTCATCGACGCCCCGGTCTCGGGCGGCCCCTGGGGCGCGGAGGCCGGGACGCTCACCATCATGTGCGGCGGCGACCGGGCGGCCTTCGAGGCGGTGCTCCCCTACCTTCAGGTCGAGGGCAAGGCAATCCACCACCTGGGACCGGTGGGCGCGGGCTCCGTGGCCAAGCTCTGCAACAACCTCCTGGTGGGCATCCACACGGCGGCCATGGCCGAGGCCTTCGTGCTGGGCACCAAGGCCGGTGTCGACCCCAAGGCGCTCTACGAGATCATCTCCAACGCGACCGGCCACTCGGCGCAGATCGCCCGCAACATCCCCCAGTTCGTCTTCCCGGGCAAGTTCGACGCCGCCTTCTCCATCGACCACCTGCACAAGGACGTCGCCCTCGCGGTGGAACTGGGGAAGGACGAGAACGTGCGGATGGTGCTCGGGGCCGTCACGCAGCAGCTCCTGGCCGAGGCCCGGGCGCTGGGCTACGGCGGCTCGGACCAGGCCGCGCTGATCCGGCCGCTGGAGGAGTTGGCCGGCGTGAAGGTGCGGGCCTGA
- a CDS encoding serine hydrolase, producing the protein MQRAVTAGILWGVVGLAAAVGAAWLVARPAEPAILASPAGSGGAPDGRRAQQGAGREVYAQPALANRAEQVGELFPAGSAPLVGQAEPVGQAEPVGQAEPVGQAEPVDPVEPVGQAAVDRAGLPPAAHPLADYQPMHVEPVEPIIPAPPEDVPELWRPLHETVYAVAVEYPGRISVVAVDLTTGSRYEFRARDPYLPASTFKLPVALCVLEAIDAGEMAWNTLVTYTEEDYEPVGAGGFAQAAFGSRWTVRNLVDRSLISSNNVAVKMLARTLTWDGLLACTTAMGGPVTRTEEGSTPVSAADEAAWWLRLWELSRERPELAEQLLRPLRQATYRGRIQAGTPRPELVTHKFGTYAGYDHDGGIVWAERPYALVVLTYGGGEYLADRAIERIAAAAWASVMGDAAGR; encoded by the coding sequence CGGGCATTCTGTGGGGGGTCGTGGGCCTGGCGGCGGCGGTCGGCGCCGCCTGGCTGGTGGCACGGCCGGCGGAGCCGGCCATCCTCGCGTCGCCTGCGGGTTCAGGCGGGGCGCCGGACGGACGGCGTGCGCAGCAGGGCGCCGGGCGGGAGGTGTATGCCCAGCCTGCGCTGGCCAACCGGGCCGAGCAGGTCGGGGAGCTTTTTCCGGCCGGCTCGGCGCCCCTGGTCGGGCAGGCTGAGCCGGTCGGGCAGGCTGAGCCGGTCGGGCAGGCTGAGCCGGTCGGGCAGGCTGAGCCGGTCGATCCGGTCGAGCCGGTCGGGCAGGCGGCGGTCGATCGGGCCGGGCTGCCCCCGGCGGCCCATCCGCTGGCCGACTACCAGCCGATGCACGTGGAGCCGGTGGAGCCGATCATCCCCGCCCCGCCGGAGGACGTGCCGGAGCTTTGGCGGCCGCTGCACGAAACGGTGTATGCGGTCGCCGTGGAGTACCCGGGCCGCATCAGCGTCGTGGCGGTGGACCTCACCACCGGCAGCCGGTACGAGTTCCGGGCGCGGGATCCGTACCTGCCGGCCTCCACCTTCAAGCTCCCCGTCGCCCTCTGCGTGTTGGAGGCCATTGACGCCGGGGAAATGGCCTGGAACACCCTGGTCACCTACACCGAGGAGGACTACGAGCCGGTGGGGGCCGGCGGCTTCGCCCAGGCCGCCTTCGGGAGCCGGTGGACGGTGCGGAACCTGGTCGACCGCTCCCTGATCTCGTCCAACAACGTGGCCGTCAAGATGCTGGCCCGCACGCTCACCTGGGACGGGCTCCTGGCCTGCACCACCGCGATGGGCGGCCCGGTCACCCGCACAGAGGAGGGCTCCACGCCGGTCTCCGCCGCGGACGAGGCGGCGTGGTGGCTGCGGCTGTGGGAGCTGAGCAGGGAGCGGCCCGAGCTGGCAGAGCAGCTCCTCCGGCCGCTGCGCCAGGCGACCTACCGCGGGCGCATCCAGGCCGGCACGCCCCGTCCGGAGCTGGTTACCCACAAGTTCGGCACCTATGCCGGCTACGACCACGACGGGGGGATCGTCTGGGCCGAGCGGCCCTACGCGCTGGTCGTGCTCACCTACGGCGGGGGCGAGTACCTGGCCGACCGGGCCATTGAGCGCATCGCGGCCGCCGCCTGGGCGTCCGTCATGGGAGACGCGGCCGGCCGGTGA